The following proteins are encoded in a genomic region of Sulfurimonas sp. HSL3-7:
- a CDS encoding peptidylprolyl isomerase, with amino-acid sequence MKLPFKVLITTALLSSMAAASIVATVDGTQITSDEVNQVLMEGTQGRFNTLPKAKQDELRKRIVEGMIAQELVYADAKKSGVLTSKEYKDELAEVMKRVEKQLASKVWEKQQFDKIKVSDTEIKKYFDSHANEFVEKEKVHARHILVKTEEEAKNIIDDLKAKQGDALKTAFAEAAKKFSTGPSGPKGGDLGSFPRGQMVPEFNDKVFSMTVGTITAEPVKTQFGYHIIYLEDKIKGKKLSFDEVKSFIEQKLKMEKFKEAMEQKMKALTDAAKITYGK; translated from the coding sequence TTGAAATTACCATTTAAAGTATTAATAACAACCGCATTATTAAGTTCGATGGCAGCTGCATCAATTGTAGCGACTGTTGACGGTACGCAGATTACTTCAGATGAAGTTAATCAAGTCCTGATGGAAGGAACCCAAGGGCGTTTCAACACATTGCCAAAAGCAAAACAGGATGAACTTCGCAAACGTATCGTAGAAGGTATGATCGCGCAGGAACTAGTCTATGCAGATGCCAAAAAAAGCGGAGTACTCACATCAAAAGAATACAAAGATGAGCTTGCCGAGGTAATGAAACGCGTCGAAAAACAGCTGGCATCTAAAGTATGGGAAAAACAGCAGTTTGACAAGATCAAGGTCTCTGATACAGAGATCAAAAAGTATTTTGATTCCCATGCCAATGAGTTTGTTGAAAAAGAGAAGGTCCACGCACGTCATATTCTTGTAAAAACAGAAGAAGAAGCAAAGAATATTATCGATGATCTTAAAGCGAAACAAGGCGATGCACTAAAAACTGCTTTTGCCGAAGCAGCGAAAAAGTTCTCAACAGGTCCTAGCGGTCCAAAAGGCGGTGATCTCGGTTCATTCCCACGTGGCCAGATGGTTCCGGAGTTCAACGATAAAGTTTTCTCTATGACGGTGGGTACAATTACTGCTGAACCGGTAAAAACTCAGTTCGGTTATCACATCATCTACCTCGAAGACAAGATAAAAGGCAAAAAACTCAGTTTTGATGAAGTTAAAAGCTTTATTGAACAAAAATTGAAGATGGAAAAATTCAAAGAAGCGATGGAACAGAAGATGAAAGCGCTTACGGATGCGGCAAAGATCACGTACGGAAAGTAA
- a CDS encoding 1-aminocyclopropane-1-carboxylate deaminase produces the protein MRQRSRTESNILPSAVELFEFQGRKLYIKRDDLLDEDLSGNKFRKLYSLLNTPKIQYKRILSYGGNQSNAMASIAALCKRKGWEFIYITKELSATLKQNPTGNLEAALSDGMKLIEVTHDAYREVVQSLYSPTPDSRIQVNEDDLVLAQGGADLGAKEGVELLAEEIKVWQIEHNIEKLTVVTPSGTGTTAYFLAAAMPDITVLTTPLIGTKTYLIEQMHYLGPLPKNLQILETEKRYRFAKMYPEYLELYQKLLRQGVEIDLLYAPKTLIALYKELNWIEGDILYVHSGGLKGNLSMIERYRHKGFI, from the coding sequence ATGCGGCAAAGATCACGTACGGAAAGTAACATACTCCCTTCAGCTGTTGAATTATTTGAATTTCAGGGCAGAAAACTCTATATAAAACGCGACGATCTTCTTGATGAAGATCTTAGCGGTAATAAATTTCGAAAACTTTACTCTTTACTAAATACCCCAAAAATACAGTATAAACGTATCCTCTCTTACGGCGGGAACCAGTCGAACGCGATGGCATCCATTGCCGCTTTATGCAAACGCAAAGGGTGGGAGTTCATCTACATCACTAAAGAACTTTCAGCGACACTCAAACAGAACCCCACCGGCAACCTTGAAGCGGCACTTTCCGACGGCATGAAGCTTATCGAGGTTACGCACGATGCGTATCGGGAGGTGGTGCAGTCGCTCTACAGTCCCACTCCAGATTCGAGGATACAGGTCAACGAAGATGATCTTGTTTTAGCGCAGGGAGGTGCCGACCTAGGTGCAAAAGAGGGGGTGGAACTGTTAGCCGAAGAGATAAAAGTGTGGCAAATAGAGCACAATATAGAGAAACTCACAGTCGTGACGCCTTCCGGAACAGGGACTACAGCCTATTTCCTTGCAGCAGCTATGCCTGATATCACTGTTTTGACCACACCATTGATCGGTACGAAAACCTATTTGATCGAACAGATGCACTATTTGGGGCCATTGCCGAAAAACCTGCAAATTCTTGAAACGGAAAAACGGTACCGCTTTGCTAAAATGTATCCGGAATATTTAGAGCTTTATCAAAAGTTATTACGTCAAGGTGTTGAGATAGATCTGCTTTATGCGCCAAAAACGTTGATTGCTTTATATAAGGAGTTAAACTGGATAGAGGGTGATATACTTTATGTTCACAGCGGTGGTCTTAAAGGAAACCTTTCGATGATAGAACGATATCGCCATAAAGGTTTTATCTGA
- the fbaA gene encoding class II fructose-bisphosphate aldolase, with the protein MAQGILDLVKPGVLSGNDVQIVFAAAKEQGFALPAVNVVGTDSINGVLEAAKNVNSPVIIQFSNGGGLYYAGKGLSNEDEKAAIAGTVSGAMHVHMMAELYGVPVILHTDHAARKLLPWIDGLLDAGEDFYATHGKPLFSSHMLDLSEEPIEENIATCVEYFKRMNKIGMTIEIELGVTGGEEDGVDNSHIDNALLYTQPEEVCYAYEELSKISKHFTIAASFGNVHGVYKPGNVVLTPTILDNSQKYIAKKHHTEEKPVDFVFHGGSGSTLEEIREAISYGVIKMNIDTDTQWATWDGVRQYEEKYHNYLQGQIGNPEGDDKPNKKYYDPRKWLRAGQEALVKRVELAFSDLNALNRN; encoded by the coding sequence ATGGCACAAGGTATTTTAGATTTGGTTAAACCAGGCGTATTGAGCGGGAATGATGTACAAATAGTTTTTGCAGCAGCCAAGGAACAGGGCTTTGCTCTTCCAGCTGTCAATGTAGTGGGAACGGACTCTATCAACGGTGTCCTGGAAGCCGCAAAAAATGTAAACAGCCCTGTCATTATCCAGTTTTCAAACGGAGGCGGTCTCTACTATGCCGGCAAGGGTCTGAGCAACGAAGATGAAAAAGCCGCCATTGCAGGAACCGTCTCCGGTGCAATGCATGTGCATATGATGGCAGAGCTCTACGGTGTTCCTGTAATCTTGCATACAGACCATGCTGCTCGCAAACTTCTCCCTTGGATCGATGGCCTTCTCGATGCCGGTGAAGATTTCTACGCCACCCACGGGAAACCGCTCTTCAGCTCTCACATGCTTGACCTCTCCGAGGAGCCGATTGAAGAGAATATCGCGACCTGTGTGGAATACTTTAAACGCATGAACAAAATCGGTATGACGATCGAAATCGAGCTGGGTGTCACCGGCGGCGAAGAGGACGGTGTTGACAACTCCCATATCGATAACGCCCTGCTCTACACACAACCCGAAGAAGTTTGCTACGCATACGAAGAGCTGAGCAAGATCAGCAAACACTTTACGATCGCGGCATCGTTCGGTAACGTGCACGGCGTCTACAAGCCGGGGAACGTTGTCTTGACACCGACGATCCTGGACAACTCTCAAAAATATATCGCCAAAAAACATCATACGGAAGAGAAGCCTGTCGACTTTGTTTTTCACGGAGGATCAGGTTCAACGCTCGAAGAGATCCGTGAAGCGATCAGCTACGGTGTCATCAAAATGAACATCGACACCGACACCCAATGGGCGACCTGGGATGGTGTACGTCAATACGAGGAAAAATACCACAACTACCTGCAAGGACAGATCGGCAATCCTGAGGGTGATGATAAGCCAAATAAAAAATACTACGATCCGCGTAAATGGTTGCGTGCCGGACAGGAAGCACTCGTCAAACGTGTCGAACTTGCCTTCAGCGACCTCAATGCACTCAATAGAAACTAA
- a CDS encoding 5'-nucleotidase produces the protein MALDLTDVLVIGISSRALFDLENSNAVFIEKGLDAYRAHQLKNEKKILAKGTAFALVEALLRLNKISGKKLVEVIVMSRNSPDTGLRVFNSISHYGLEISRAAFSGGTPLSPYLKAFDVDLFLSKTDEDVQAAVDSGVAAASLYAPPADQSLDQEQIRIAFDADAVLFSEESEHIYKTQGLEAFLEHEKKNVNTPMKEGPFAKLLMTLSYLQHHFPKEKSPVRIAIVTARNSPAHERVVQTLRTWGVSVDEAFFLGGLSKDEVLSAFNAHIFFDDQDLHLQSASKKVPSAKVPYKSTSPLKKQGSEDMNG, from the coding sequence ATGGCATTGGACCTTACAGACGTTTTGGTGATAGGTATCTCTTCACGTGCACTTTTTGATCTGGAAAATTCAAATGCCGTTTTTATAGAGAAGGGGCTGGATGCCTATCGTGCCCACCAGCTGAAAAACGAAAAAAAGATACTGGCAAAAGGGACCGCATTCGCTTTGGTAGAAGCACTTCTGCGTCTTAACAAAATCAGCGGCAAAAAACTGGTGGAGGTGATCGTTATGTCACGCAACTCTCCTGATACCGGTCTGCGTGTATTTAACTCGATCAGCCATTACGGGCTGGAGATATCGCGGGCCGCTTTTAGCGGGGGGACGCCACTTTCGCCCTATCTCAAAGCTTTTGATGTGGACCTTTTCCTCTCTAAGACAGACGAAGATGTGCAGGCCGCAGTCGACTCAGGCGTCGCAGCGGCCTCTCTTTATGCCCCTCCGGCAGATCAGAGCCTCGATCAAGAGCAGATCCGCATCGCTTTTGATGCTGATGCGGTCCTATTTTCGGAAGAGAGCGAACATATTTATAAAACACAGGGGCTTGAAGCCTTTCTGGAGCATGAGAAAAAGAATGTCAATACACCGATGAAAGAGGGTCCTTTTGCCAAACTACTGATGACTCTTTCTTATCTTCAGCACCATTTTCCGAAAGAGAAGTCTCCTGTACGTATTGCCATTGTTACGGCGCGCAATTCGCCGGCGCATGAACGGGTCGTACAGACACTTCGTACCTGGGGTGTGAGCGTGGATGAGGCCTTTTTTCTCGGCGGACTCAGTAAAGATGAGGTGTTGAGTGCTTTTAACGCGCATATCTTTTTCGATGATCAAGACCTTCATCTGCAGAGCGCTTCCAAAAAAGTACCTTCAGCGAAGGTGCCTTATAAAAGCACTTCACCTCTGAAAAAGCAGGGATCAGAGGATATGAACGGTTAG
- a CDS encoding cupin domain-containing protein yields the protein MVNIFDHAMPERGKENIEELLNKKNVVINRIVSNDVQNGEWYDQSEDEWFVLLAGEAVVEFEDKEKALSKGDTFFIPAHLKHRVKSTSQKALWLTVHIL from the coding sequence ATGGTGAATATATTTGATCACGCTATGCCGGAAAGAGGCAAAGAAAACATTGAAGAACTCCTCAATAAAAAGAATGTCGTCATCAACCGTATCGTCTCCAATGACGTTCAAAATGGAGAGTGGTACGATCAGTCTGAGGATGAGTGGTTTGTTTTGCTCGCAGGTGAAGCGGTTGTTGAATTTGAGGATAAAGAAAAAGCTTTGAGCAAGGGTGATACCTTCTTTATTCCGGCACACTTGAAACACCGCGTTAAAAGCACCTCACAAAAGGCACTCTGGCTAACCGTTCATATCCTCTGA
- a CDS encoding shikimate kinase — protein sequence MNNIVLIGFMGVGKGSVAREIVRQSGMVAIDTDDIIESMENRKIKKIFEEEGEPYFRKIEARVAKWLRESVNDTLISTGGGFYKVPKLQKIGKIVLLDAPFETIYQRIIDHPNAQKKLKKRPLFQDVNKAEALYNEREPHYRAVADIVIDVSGKDYATIAKEILKKTAKHSE from the coding sequence ATGAACAATATCGTTTTAATCGGTTTTATGGGCGTTGGCAAAGGCTCAGTCGCACGTGAGATCGTTCGCCAAAGCGGCATGGTCGCGATCGATACGGATGACATTATCGAGAGTATGGAAAACCGCAAGATCAAAAAGATCTTTGAGGAAGAGGGCGAACCCTATTTCCGAAAGATTGAAGCGCGTGTTGCTAAATGGCTACGCGAGAGCGTCAACGACACGCTCATCTCTACGGGCGGCGGTTTTTATAAAGTGCCTAAACTTCAGAAAATCGGCAAGATCGTGCTTTTGGATGCACCGTTTGAGACCATCTATCAACGCATTATCGATCATCCAAATGCCCAAAAGAAACTCAAGAAGCGGCCGCTCTTTCAAGATGTTAATAAAGCCGAAGCCCTCTATAATGAGCGCGAGCCGCACTACAGGGCGGTTGCCGATATCGTTATTGATGTCAGTGGCAAGGATTATGCAACTATTGCCAAAGAGATCCTGAAAAAAACAGCCAAACATTCTGAATAG
- a CDS encoding thioredoxin family protein codes for MKKIVFTFLMLASTLFAASSINWAKDYKTGVAEATKQNKPMIFISSRHSCKYCVILEKTTLRDSTVVNELNQNFVPVVSYSDDGDYLPRELWRPGTPAIWFLDEKGEPMFQPIMGAVDASNFLKAIDIVKQEFIKREKLKARSNK; via the coding sequence ATGAAGAAAATAGTATTTACATTTTTGATGCTGGCCTCAACACTTTTTGCCGCATCATCGATCAATTGGGCCAAAGATTACAAGACAGGTGTCGCGGAAGCGACAAAGCAGAACAAACCAATGATTTTTATCTCTTCGCGACACAGCTGCAAGTATTGTGTTATTCTGGAAAAAACGACATTGCGTGATTCTACGGTTGTGAATGAACTCAATCAGAATTTTGTTCCGGTTGTCTCTTATAGTGACGATGGTGATTATCTGCCGCGTGAACTATGGCGTCCGGGAACACCGGCGATCTGGTTTTTAGATGAAAAGGGCGAGCCGATGTTTCAACCGATCATGGGCGCTGTTGACGCATCAAACTTTTTGAAAGCCATTGATATTGTCAAGCAAGAGTTTATTAAACGAGAAAAATTAAAAGCGCGTTCAAACAAGTAG
- a CDS encoding FAD-dependent oxidoreductase, producing MKKRVIIVGGGYGGVRVMQRLSSIEELEIVLIDQNPYHYLQTEAYALIANAVTITDVTVDLVALCKRYKNTVFKKAKITAIDLSAKCVKSAEESLYYDYLVIAAGSCTNFPSSIPGLEVYSHGVKTLHRAFEFKQQFECQLYDSMQSEEDLLCKAFNVVIGGAGLSGVEIAAEMGHYAKKFVQDNRMMCEGIQIYLIASRDKVLEGTNPYIQEKSRKRLEDLGVKVLYNTRISEVRADEVLLNNGSSIKFDFMIFAGGTKGSPLARTVSCSLNKKDQIIVGPTLQVSGHKNVYAVGDIAALEDAAGKIIPATANAAEQSAEVVAKNIKAQLKGERPQHAFIGIQGMIVALGGHHAAVILFNTFKFSGFLGYLLKKAIIWRYKYLLDRRALKAYKAMHKG from the coding sequence ATGAAAAAGAGAGTCATCATTGTCGGCGGCGGATATGGCGGTGTTCGTGTGATGCAACGGTTGAGCAGTATTGAAGAGCTCGAGATCGTCCTGATCGATCAGAACCCTTACCATTATCTGCAGACCGAAGCCTATGCTCTTATCGCCAATGCCGTGACGATCACTGACGTGACCGTCGATCTGGTCGCGTTGTGCAAGCGCTATAAGAACACTGTCTTTAAAAAAGCAAAGATCACAGCGATCGACCTTTCGGCCAAGTGTGTAAAAAGTGCGGAGGAGTCGTTATACTATGATTATCTTGTTATCGCCGCAGGCAGTTGCACCAACTTTCCGTCATCGATCCCCGGACTCGAAGTGTATTCGCATGGGGTGAAAACCCTTCATCGCGCATTTGAGTTTAAGCAGCAGTTTGAATGTCAACTGTATGATAGTATGCAGAGTGAAGAAGACCTGCTTTGCAAGGCATTCAATGTCGTCATAGGCGGGGCAGGACTCAGCGGTGTTGAGATTGCGGCTGAAATGGGCCACTATGCCAAGAAGTTTGTCCAAGACAACAGAATGATGTGCGAAGGGATACAGATCTATCTGATCGCATCGCGCGACAAAGTGCTGGAGGGGACGAACCCCTATATTCAGGAAAAGTCGCGAAAACGTCTGGAAGATCTGGGTGTGAAGGTACTTTACAATACCCGCATCTCTGAGGTCAGAGCAGATGAGGTGCTGCTCAATAACGGCAGCAGTATCAAATTCGATTTTATGATCTTCGCAGGCGGTACAAAGGGCTCCCCGTTGGCCAGGACTGTGAGTTGCTCACTCAATAAGAAAGATCAGATCATCGTCGGTCCCACCCTGCAGGTCAGCGGTCATAAGAATGTCTATGCCGTTGGTGATATCGCCGCCCTGGAAGATGCTGCAGGCAAGATCATCCCCGCAACCGCCAATGCAGCCGAGCAATCGGCCGAGGTGGTTGCCAAGAACATCAAAGCGCAGCTGAAAGGAGAACGCCCTCAGCATGCCTTCATCGGGATACAGGGGATGATAGTCGCTTTGGGCGGTCATCATGCTGCAGTAATCCTTTTTAACACCTTTAAATTTTCGGGATTTTTGGGATACCTGCTTAAAAAAGCGATTATATGGCGTTATAAATATCTTTTGGATCGGCGTGCATTAAAGGCTTACAAGGCTATGCATAAGGGATGA
- the hisD gene encoding histidinol dehydrogenase, whose protein sequence is MIFTQTSDTDFNTLFNELLERGKMDIEHVSGIVGGIIKEIKADKNSALKTHIGKFDNWTPKSDDELKIDTASMQKAYEELDTELKSALHLAYDRIKAYHEKQLPKSWFDTEANGTILGQKVTAVDRAGLYIPGGKAAYPSSLLMNVIPAQVAGVEEIIVCTPTPDNEPNALLLAACHLCGVSEVYKVGGASAIAAMAYGTETIPKVDVITGPGNIFVATAKKMVFGEVHIDMIAGPSEIGILADESANPNHLAIDMLSQAEHDEMASSILMTPSQAIADAVKVEIENWLQKLPRQEIARKSIEERGAIIVTETMDEAIALMNDIAPEHLEVATNNPFELLPSIKHAGAIFLGHNTPEAIGDYVAGPNHTLPTGGTAKFYSPLGVENFMKKSSIIAFSNTAINEIGEACALIANTEGLTAHEQSVRVRLNK, encoded by the coding sequence ATGATTTTTACACAGACAAGTGATACTGATTTCAATACTCTTTTTAACGAGCTCCTTGAACGCGGGAAGATGGATATAGAACATGTTTCAGGCATCGTCGGCGGGATCATCAAAGAGATCAAGGCGGACAAGAACAGTGCGTTGAAAACACATATTGGCAAGTTTGACAACTGGACGCCGAAAAGTGACGATGAACTGAAAATCGATACAGCAAGTATGCAAAAAGCGTATGAGGAGTTGGATACTGAACTAAAATCAGCTTTGCACCTGGCGTATGACCGTATCAAAGCCTATCATGAGAAGCAGCTTCCTAAATCGTGGTTTGACACGGAAGCCAACGGGACGATCCTTGGGCAAAAAGTGACTGCAGTCGATCGCGCCGGTCTCTATATTCCGGGAGGTAAAGCAGCCTATCCATCGTCACTGTTGATGAACGTGATCCCTGCGCAGGTTGCCGGTGTCGAAGAGATCATTGTCTGTACACCGACACCGGACAATGAACCCAATGCTCTGTTGCTGGCAGCGTGCCATCTATGCGGCGTCAGTGAAGTTTATAAAGTCGGGGGTGCTTCAGCGATCGCAGCGATGGCCTATGGAACCGAGACAATTCCAAAAGTTGATGTAATTACGGGACCAGGTAACATCTTTGTTGCGACTGCGAAGAAGATGGTCTTTGGTGAAGTCCATATCGATATGATCGCCGGACCGAGCGAGATCGGTATTCTGGCCGATGAGAGTGCCAACCCCAACCATCTTGCGATCGATATGCTTTCGCAAGCTGAACATGACGAGATGGCAAGTTCGATCCTGATGACCCCGTCACAAGCGATTGCAGATGCGGTAAAAGTTGAGATCGAAAACTGGTTGCAAAAACTTCCGCGTCAGGAGATCGCACGCAAATCGATTGAAGAGCGCGGTGCGATCATCGTGACCGAGACAATGGATGAAGCCATTGCTCTGATGAACGATATTGCACCGGAACACCTGGAGGTGGCAACGAACAACCCGTTTGAGCTGCTGCCAAGCATCAAACATGCCGGTGCGATCTTTTTGGGCCACAATACGCCTGAGGCGATCGGTGACTATGTCGCCGGACCTAACCACACATTGCCGACCGGCGGTACAGCGAAGTTCTATTCACCGCTTGGTGTAGAGAACTTTATGAAAAAGTCATCCATCATCGCCTTTTCAAATACGGCTATCAATGAGATCGGTGAGGCGTGTGCCTTGATCGCCAATACCGAAGGCTTGACTGCCCACGAACAGTCTGTCCGTGTCCGTTTAAATAAATAA
- a CDS encoding DUF2231 domain-containing protein, translating into MMLHPATAHFAVVLPVVASVFGLIYMATRSEGMSKIYSRLLVFAALGVIAAWYTGSQAGPDAYPLLSDEGQHELIEHKTLGLYLAIAFGVITLIQFAGCQMKKFQLEALALILLLAATGAVFIQGKDGGELTYEYGAGVEKHADGLDCLENPDDYIEEDDEAEDEEE; encoded by the coding sequence ATGATGTTACATCCAGCAACAGCGCATTTCGCGGTTGTATTGCCCGTAGTGGCTTCAGTTTTCGGTCTGATCTATATGGCCACACGCAGCGAGGGGATGTCGAAGATCTATTCCCGTCTCTTGGTTTTCGCAGCACTCGGTGTGATTGCAGCATGGTACACTGGATCCCAGGCCGGTCCTGACGCTTACCCGCTTCTGAGTGATGAAGGGCAACATGAACTCATCGAACATAAGACCTTAGGTCTTTACCTTGCCATCGCCTTTGGTGTGATCACGCTTATCCAGTTCGCGGGTTGTCAGATGAAGAAGTTCCAGCTTGAGGCACTTGCTCTCATCCTTCTGCTTGCGGCGACTGGAGCTGTCTTTATCCAAGGCAAAGACGGTGGAGAACTGACCTACGAATATGGCGCCGGTGTTGAAAAACATGCCGATGGTCTTGATTGTCTGGAAAACCCGGACGATTACATCGAAGAAGATGATGAAGCTGAAGATGAGGAAGAATAG
- a CDS encoding 4Fe-4S dicluster domain-containing protein, with the protein MKLGFLVDLHLCMGCKGCEIACKVENEVPLSTWRLRVKYVDVGTFPETKRTFTPLRCNHCENAPCERICPVSALHYIENGIVNIDKERCIGCAGCVMACPYGAIYIDPETQTADKCTYCAHRIASSMMPACVVACPVEANIFGDIEDPTSNISKYIMQHNGDVQVRKPEKGTNPHHYYVGGGNVTLNPLASFRAEGHSLFNKLTHLPIGGHH; encoded by the coding sequence ATGAAATTAGGTTTCCTCGTTGACTTACACCTATGCATGGGTTGTAAGGGATGTGAGATCGCTTGTAAGGTAGAGAACGAAGTTCCTCTCTCTACATGGCGTCTTCGCGTTAAATATGTTGATGTAGGTACGTTTCCTGAAACAAAGCGTACTTTTACACCGCTTCGCTGTAACCACTGTGAGAATGCGCCGTGTGAACGTATCTGTCCGGTAAGCGCTCTTCACTATATCGAAAACGGTATCGTAAATATTGATAAAGAGCGTTGTATCGGTTGTGCGGGCTGTGTTATGGCATGTCCATACGGTGCGATCTACATCGACCCTGAAACACAGACGGCAGACAAATGTACTTACTGTGCACACCGTATTGCCAGTTCAATGATGCCGGCATGTGTTGTCGCATGTCCGGTTGAAGCAAACATTTTCGGTGATATTGAAGATCCGACGTCGAATATCTCCAAATATATCATGCAACACAACGGCGATGTACAAGTCCGTAAACCTGAAAAAGGGACAAATCCTCACCACTACTACGTAGGCGGAGGTAACGTGACACTGAATCCACTTGCATCATTTAGAGCAGAGGGGCACTCACTGTTCAACAAATTGACACATCTCCCAATAGGAGGGCACCACTAA
- the nrfD gene encoding NrfD/PsrC family molybdoenzyme membrane anchor subunit, with the protein MVHESIAATHAVVTLDVALPGIVWGWIITMNMWAKSIGTGVIFMLFYLLKKYPTESASFRFPVALISVVFIHIFLLFTVIDLHQMFRFWHIFFHPHFTSAITVGAWMATLFVGLLFLLLFASFIKKDDALFDKVLLWTTVLAIPVTLYTAGLMAQSTARELWQMPTESAQMILAATLSGSATILLMDTFMNKLSYEAKRDMGIILAFSALAAFILYMAELVFGPMKAEEVAAVLEYVKNGGEYQTMFWVGQVTAFIVPFVLVTLSIVNRNQNILKLAALFAVAGLWVVKHVWLVIPQLLSMS; encoded by the coding sequence ATGGTACATGAATCTATTGCAGCTACACACGCCGTCGTTACTCTTGACGTCGCACTTCCGGGTATCGTTTGGGGTTGGATCATCACAATGAACATGTGGGCTAAATCTATCGGTACAGGTGTGATCTTTATGCTCTTCTACCTGTTGAAAAAGTATCCGACAGAGTCAGCGTCGTTCCGTTTTCCGGTCGCCTTGATCTCAGTGGTCTTTATTCATATCTTCTTGTTGTTTACTGTAATCGACCTGCACCAGATGTTCAGATTCTGGCACATCTTTTTCCACCCACACTTCACATCAGCAATTACTGTAGGTGCGTGGATGGCAACACTGTTCGTCGGTCTACTGTTCCTATTGCTTTTTGCAAGTTTCATCAAAAAAGATGATGCACTGTTTGACAAAGTACTGCTTTGGACGACGGTTCTTGCGATTCCGGTAACGCTGTATACTGCAGGTCTGATGGCACAATCAACAGCGCGTGAACTTTGGCAGATGCCGACGGAATCAGCGCAGATGATCCTTGCTGCGACACTGTCTGGTTCAGCAACGATCCTTCTGATGGATACTTTCATGAACAAGCTTTCATATGAAGCAAAACGTGACATGGGTATTATCCTGGCATTCAGTGCATTGGCAGCTTTCATTCTCTATATGGCAGAACTTGTCTTCGGCCCTATGAAAGCGGAAGAAGTTGCGGCCGTTCTGGAATATGTTAAAAATGGCGGCGAGTACCAGACAATGTTCTGGGTCGGTCAAGTTACAGCGTTTATCGTACCGTTCGTACTTGTAACGCTGAGCATTGTCAACCGTAACCAAAACATTCTCAAGCTGGCAGCTCTTTTTGCTGTTGCCGGTCTATGGGTTGTCAAGCATGTATGGCTTGTCATTCCACAACTATTAAGTATGAGTTAA